The sequence below is a genomic window from Ochrobactrum quorumnocens.
ATAGCGGCAAGCTGGATTATTTCGCCGGTATTGGGAGCGGTCATTGCTGCGTGTTTTCTTTGGTTGATTAAAACACGTATTGTCTATCGCACAGATAAGATCGCTGCCGCTAGTATATGGGTTCCACTTCTGATCGGCATCATGGCGGGAACGTTTGCAACCTATCTCATAATGAAAGGACTGAAGCAATTGATCGATGTATCGATTGGTTTAGCCTTGATCATTGGATTAGCTGTTGGAATCGGATGCTGGTTCGCTATGATACCCATCATTCGCCGCCAAGCTCGCGGACTTGAAAATCGGAACAAGTCATTGAAGGTTCTGTTTGCAATACCACTGGTCGCTTCAGCTGCGCTCCTCAGCTTTGCACACGGCGCAAATGATGTGGCAAATGCCGTTGGACCACTTGCGGCAATCGTTCAAACCTCGCAAACCGGATCTTTAAGCGACGGCGTCGTAATACCGTTCTGGGTAATGTTGATCGGTGCAGCAGGCATTTCGTTCGGCTTATGTCTGTTTGGTCCCAAACTCATTCGAATGGTTGGTAATCAAATCACCAAGCTGAACCCGATGCGGGCATATTGTGTCTCCCTTTCAGCCGCAATCACCGTCATCCTTGCCAGCGGGCTAGGACTTCCTGTCAGTTCGACCCACATTGCGATCGGTGCAATTTTCGGAGTCGGCTTCTTCCGCGAGTGGGACGCGGAGCGTCGATTAAAGCAGGCCCGTCAAGCAGTACCGTCCGGTGAATCCTTACTAGCTGAAGAACGTCGCCGCCGGAAGCTGGTTCGCCGATCGCACGCCCTCACGATTGGAGCCGCTTGGGTAGTCACTGTTCCTGCTGCTGCAATCCTTTCAGCGCTGCTGTTCGCACTCTTGAAGCAAATTCCCGTCGGGATCGTTTAGCCCCAACATCGGATTCTCGCCCAACCTTGCCAAAAGCTTTCCCGCGTGGATTGTCCAGACCGGTCTCTACGTATCCGGCGCGATCAAAGCCGTGGCTTTGTCTTACCATAAGCCATAATTTCAACTTGCGGGCCGGACGTACAGCATATATATTCTTAATATGCCTGATCATTCGTCCCGACCATCGTCATTGCCAGATATTCCAATGGATGCACTGAGCGAAGTCCTAAGAGACTTTCGCTTGAATGGCGTCAATTATGGCCGCTGCGAGCTTCGACATCCATGGAGCATCGCCTTTCCACAGCAGCCGTTGCTGCGTTTTCACTTCGTCAGCCAAGGCCCATGTTGGATTCATACCCAAACAGAAGGCTGGCAGGAATTGCACGATGGCGATCTAGTGTTGCTGCCACAAGGCGTCGCGCATCGACTGGCCAGTTCACCGGACATTGTGGGGGACTCGCTTGTCGAGTGCCAGATAACCAGATTGGAGAGCAAAGTCTGCGAAGTGGTGCGGGAAGGTTCAGGTGCGGCCAGCACCCTTTTTTGCGGGTCCATGGCTTTAGGCGCCTGCGCGCTCAATCCCTTGATTTCTTTAATGCCACCCGTAATTAAGGGCTGCGATGTTGCAGGTAACGACCCAATCGTTGGTCCTTTGCTCGCAGCGATGACTGCGGAGACAGCCAAACCACAGATGGGTAGTGCCACCATCTTGTCACGCATGGCGGATCTGCTGACAGCTCGACTCATAAGGTGCTGGGTCAATTGTACCGGAGCTTCGACTACAGGCTGGCTGGCCGCTATCCGCGACCCGCATATCGGCCGTGTTCTGGCTGCAATGCACCGAGACCCCGGACATAACTGGACTCTGGAAAGCCTTGCAAGTCTGGCGGGCCAGTCGCGTTCGGTTTTCGCTGATCGCTTCAGCATGATATTGGGTGAAGGAGCGGCCCGCTATCTGGCACGGCTTCGTATGCAGCTCGCCCGGGAATTATTGGGGCAAAACGGCATGTCGGTTGCCGAAGTTGCAACACGTTTGGGCTATGAATCCGAGGCATCCTTCTCTCGAGCGTTTAAGCGTATCACTAACGTTTCGCCGGGCGTGGTGCGCCGCACGATTTCCGGACGAACGGACATGCAATTCGGATTATAGGATGCATATCATCCGATAATATTCGTTTATGAAGTTCTTCACACTCTGGAGATACTTCAATGACAGACACTACACTTCAACTTGATGATGCAGTAACAGACCTTGGTGCTGAAGCGCCAACAGCGTGGAGCGCTGCAACCTGGTTCGCGGTCCTCTCAATGGCTGCCACCAGTTTTGCGTTGGTATCGGCTGAGTTTCTGCCGGCAGGCCTGCTGACCCCGATGGCACGCGATTTGGGCATCAGCGAAGGTACTGCTGGACAAGTCGTGACCGCCACCGCTTCCGTCGGCGCGGTAACGGCGATGTTAAGTAATGTTCTCATCGGGCGGTTAAACCGCAAGGCCGTGCTGGTTAGTCTCAGCGCGCTGGCCATCGGATCCAATATTCTTGCAGCACTTGCCACCGATTTCTGGCTGCTACTGTTGGGGCGTGCTGGACTGGGCATCGCTCTTAGTGCATTTTGGGCACTTTCAGTTGCCGTGGTAGCGAGGCTCGTCGGCACCAACGCGACGGGCCGAGGTATGGCTATAGTTACACTTGGTGTCTCACTTGCCACAATCGCCGCACCGTCGATGGGTGCGTTAATCAGCGACTGGCTAGGCTGGCGGAGTGCTATGGCCATGACCGCCGGGCTGGCCGCGCTTGCGATGTTGCTTCAATGGATAAGCCTGCCGACATTGCCCGCAAGCACAAGTAACACCCTTACTGATGTCCTTCGGTTGACACGACGACGCGGTATTCAACTAGGCATGCTTGCTATTCTTTTGCTCATGACGGGGCATTTTGCCGGCTCTGTCTATGTGCGCCCTTTTCTCGAACAGGTAACGCTCCTTACGACAGGCCCGATCGCCCTGGCCTTGCTCGGGTTCGGAATCGCCGCAGTGATTGGTAACATGGCCGGGGGCCGTATGGCCGATACCAATATCCGTACAGCCCTCGTAACCACCGCTGCGTTAATGGCATTGGCCGCGCTTGCTTTGGTGCTCTGGGGCGCGCACATCGGTGTTGCCTTTAGCTTTGCCACATTATGGGGTTTTGCATTCGGTATGGCACCAGTAGTGCTACCGACCAATCTATCCCGGGCAGCTCCTGACGCGCTCGAGGCAGCAGGGAGTCTAATGGTTACTTCCTTCCAGATGGCCATCACTATCGGCGCGGTTGTCGGTGGTTATGTCGTGGACACTTTTGGTGCCACGGCACCCTTAACACTTACCGCTATTCTTGCGGCAGTAACCGCTATACTGGCGCTGCTACAACCTCGCAACTAGCTCGTTATGAGGTAAGTTGGGAGCCTGACGCAGAAGATGCGGCAACAACCTGTCGCATC
It includes:
- a CDS encoding AraC family transcriptional regulator, whose product is MPDHSSRPSSLPDIPMDALSEVLRDFRLNGVNYGRCELRHPWSIAFPQQPLLRFHFVSQGPCWIHTQTEGWQELHDGDLVLLPQGVAHRLASSPDIVGDSLVECQITRLESKVCEVVREGSGAASTLFCGSMALGACALNPLISLMPPVIKGCDVAGNDPIVGPLLAAMTAETAKPQMGSATILSRMADLLTARLIRCWVNCTGASTTGWLAAIRDPHIGRVLAAMHRDPGHNWTLESLASLAGQSRSVFADRFSMILGEGAARYLARLRMQLARELLGQNGMSVAEVATRLGYESEASFSRAFKRITNVSPGVVRRTISGRTDMQFGL
- a CDS encoding MFS transporter; translation: MTDTTLQLDDAVTDLGAEAPTAWSAATWFAVLSMAATSFALVSAEFLPAGLLTPMARDLGISEGTAGQVVTATASVGAVTAMLSNVLIGRLNRKAVLVSLSALAIGSNILAALATDFWLLLLGRAGLGIALSAFWALSVAVVARLVGTNATGRGMAIVTLGVSLATIAAPSMGALISDWLGWRSAMAMTAGLAALAMLLQWISLPTLPASTSNTLTDVLRLTRRRGIQLGMLAILLLMTGHFAGSVYVRPFLEQVTLLTTGPIALALLGFGIAAVIGNMAGGRMADTNIRTALVTTAALMALAALALVLWGAHIGVAFSFATLWGFAFGMAPVVLPTNLSRAAPDALEAAGSLMVTSFQMAITIGAVVGGYVVDTFGATAPLTLTAILAAVTAILALLQPRN
- a CDS encoding inorganic phosphate transporter; its protein translation is MAYEDPEARHLDTLDRDLGRFAKLEMAASYVSRPLVAPGIALVFIILAGLGTAMLLAQASQMFIVVAAAVFGAYMALNIGANDVANNMGPAVGANALSMGGAIAIAVVFESAGALIAGADVVSTVATGIIAPDTLETPITFIWAMMAALLASALWVNIATAIGAPVSTTHAVVGGVIGAGIVAAGFGAVNWTQMAAIAASWIISPVLGAVIAACFLWLIKTRIVYRTDKIAAASIWVPLLIGIMAGTFATYLIMKGLKQLIDVSIGLALIIGLAVGIGCWFAMIPIIRRQARGLENRNKSLKVLFAIPLVASAALLSFAHGANDVANAVGPLAAIVQTSQTGSLSDGVVIPFWVMLIGAAGISFGLCLFGPKLIRMVGNQITKLNPMRAYCVSLSAAITVILASGLGLPVSSTHIAIGAIFGVGFFREWDAERRLKQARQAVPSGESLLAEERRRRKLVRRSHALTIGAAWVVTVPAAAILSALLFALLKQIPVGIV